In the genome of Acidobacteriota bacterium, one region contains:
- a CDS encoding cold shock domain-containing protein, whose amino-acid sequence MPSGTIARLLIDKGFGFIRDEGGIEHFFHRSAVRSAVFELLREGQRVEFTPEQSEKGPRAGEVRLLEG is encoded by the coding sequence ATGCCGAGCGGCACTATTGCACGTCTGTTGATCGACAAGGGTTTCGGGTTCATCCGCGACGAGGGCGGCATCGAGCACTTCTTCCACCGCAGTGCGGTGCGCAGCGCCGTGTTCGAGCTCCTTCGTGAGGGCCAGCGTGTCGAGTTCACTCCCGAGCAGTCGGAGAAGGGACCGCGCGCCGGAGAAGTTCGTCTGCTCGAAGGCTAG
- a CDS encoding HAD hydrolase-like protein has product MVLPCRAVRISTATTIRGLAVSDAWAFRASVSRRCSGGFGRRTPRSENSRCSPRCCNDGGPRHRDRARDRGPLVRHGPRLSGVRPRADFAPRDLRDLLHVHHVAGALDDDVLSDRQGEGHSRGRDRRRAVRRVASGGGPGAPSRLLDRDAGHGPDDARGDSGGRRRHGCVAGRRALVAGRPGVRHQPPGVSRRARRTRHGGGFGGRSQPVARVTRLLLFDIDGTLLLSGGAGTRALNRTFEELFGVAGAFSGIAVAGRTDPLILGDALHRAGVAADAAERRRFLTRYCEHFEREILLPGPRKGLMPGVRRLLERLRERPDTACGLLTGNIAVAARIKLEHFALQRYFTCGAYGDDAPRRDDLVPVAVGRARRAGIDVASANQAVVIGDTPLDVQCAAAAGARSVGVATGPFTEEELWRAGADAVLPDLTDPSRFLLAAG; this is encoded by the coding sequence ATGGTCTTGCCGTGTCGGGCGGTTCGGATTTCCACGGCGACGACCATCCGCGGGCTGGCTGTTTCGGACGCGTGGGCCTTCCGCGCGAGCGTTTCCCGCCGTTGTTCCGGCGGGTTCGGGAGGCGCACGCCGCGGTCCGAGAACAGTCGATGCAGTCCGAGGTGCTGCAATGACGGCGGCCCTCGTCACCGCGACCGTGCTCGGGATCGGGGGCCTCTGGTACGTCACGGTCCTCGGCTTTCTGGCGTCCGCCCCCGAGCAGATTTCGCGCCACGTGACCTTCGCGATCTTCTTCACGTTCATCACGTTGCTGGCGCACTCGATGACGATGTTCTATCTGATCGGCAAGGGGAAGGCCATTCGCGAGGCCGTGACCGACGGAGGGCTGTCCGACGAGTTGCATCTGGCGGTGGCCCGGGCGCGCCGTCCCGTCTTCTCGACCGGGACGCTGGCCATGGCCCTGACGATGCTCGCGGCGATTCTGGGGGGCGGCGTCGACACGGATGTGTTGCCGGCCGTCGTGCACTCGTTGCCGGCCGTCCTGGCGTGCGTCACCAACCTCCTGGCGTTTCGCGCCGAGCTCGTCGCACTCGCCACGGCGGCGGATTCGGTGGCCGAAGTCAACCGGTTGCTCGAGTGACGCGGCTTCTGCTGTTCGACATCGACGGGACTTTGCTGCTGTCCGGCGGAGCCGGCACGCGCGCCCTGAACCGCACGTTCGAAGAGCTCTTCGGCGTCGCCGGCGCGTTCTCCGGCATCGCGGTGGCGGGGCGTACCGACCCGCTCATTCTGGGCGACGCGCTCCACCGCGCCGGGGTCGCGGCGGACGCGGCAGAGCGCCGGCGATTCCTGACGCGATACTGCGAGCACTTCGAGCGGGAGATCCTGCTGCCGGGGCCCAGGAAGGGTCTGATGCCGGGGGTGCGCCGCCTGCTCGAGCGGCTGCGGGAACGGCCGGACACGGCCTGTGGGCTGCTGACCGGCAACATCGCCGTGGCGGCACGCATCAAGCTGGAGCATTTCGCCCTGCAGCGCTACTTCACGTGCGGGGCCTACGGCGACGATGCGCCGCGGCGTGACGATCTCGTGCCGGTGGCCGTCGGCCGAGCGAGGCGCGCCGGCATCGATGTGGCCTCGGCGAACCAGGCGGTAGTCATCGGCGACACTCCGTTGGACGTGCAGTGCGCCGCCGCGGCGGGCGCCCGCTCAGTGGGTGTCGCGACGGGTCCGTTCACCGAAGAGGAGCTATGGCGCGCGGGAGCTGACGCGGTTCTCCCGGATCTGACGGATCCGAGCCGCTTTCTGCTTGCCGCGGGCTGA
- a CDS encoding PHP domain-containing protein: MIDLHTHTTASDGALAPPELVERAHRLGIRTLSVTDHDTVAGIPAAVAAAAARGMEFLPGIEITAVHERRDVHMLGYFLDPAPVGLAAFLDRQRLDRSRRAREMAARLAALGAPIDLEDLIAGAEAGGKTVARPSIARALLDAGHVTSLQQAFDRWLAEGRPAYVPRTGSSPVDVVRLVKRSGGVAGLAHPGLLRRDDLIPELVEAGLGAIEVYHSDHDAAAQSHYLRLAGQHGLAVSGGSDFHGDDHPRAGCFGRVGLPRERFPPLFRRVREAHAAVREQSMQSEVLQ; encoded by the coding sequence ATGATCGATCTCCATACCCATACGACGGCGTCGGACGGTGCGTTGGCCCCGCCCGAGCTGGTCGAACGCGCCCATCGCCTCGGGATTCGGACGCTCAGCGTCACGGATCACGATACCGTGGCGGGGATCCCGGCGGCGGTGGCGGCGGCCGCGGCGCGCGGCATGGAGTTCCTCCCCGGTATCGAGATCACCGCCGTGCACGAGCGGCGCGACGTGCACATGCTCGGCTACTTCCTCGATCCTGCGCCGGTGGGACTGGCGGCGTTTCTCGATCGCCAACGGCTGGACCGCTCGCGGCGTGCTCGAGAGATGGCCGCGCGTCTGGCGGCGCTGGGGGCGCCGATCGACCTGGAGGACCTCATCGCCGGCGCCGAGGCGGGGGGCAAGACGGTCGCCAGGCCGAGCATCGCCCGCGCGCTGCTCGATGCCGGCCATGTAACGAGCCTGCAGCAGGCCTTCGACCGCTGGCTGGCCGAGGGCAGGCCCGCCTACGTGCCGCGCACCGGGTCGTCACCGGTCGACGTCGTCCGCCTCGTGAAACGGTCCGGCGGCGTCGCGGGGCTGGCGCATCCGGGGTTGCTCCGCAGGGACGACCTGATCCCCGAGCTGGTGGAGGCAGGCCTCGGCGCCATCGAGGTCTACCACAGCGATCACGACGCGGCGGCGCAGTCGCATTATCTGCGTCTGGCCGGCCAGCATGGTCTTGCCGTGTCGGGCGGTTCGGATTTCCACGGCGACGACCATCCGCGGGCTGGCTGTTTCGGACGCGTGGGCCTTCCGCGCGAGCGTTTCCCGCCGTTGTTCCGGCGGGTTCGGGAGGCGCACGCCGCGGTCCGAGAACAGTCGATGCAGTCCGAGGTGCTGCAATGA
- the erpA gene encoding iron-sulfur cluster insertion protein ErpA has translation MIEVAETTTLVSGPVAVTDAAAGKIQALLAEEQKNDAGLRVFVQGGGCSGFQYGLMIEEGSGDAEADRIFESNGVKLFVDPISVRYLAGAEVDFVDNLMGGGFTIRNPNAKSTCGCGQSFGT, from the coding sequence ATGATTGAAGTGGCTGAAACGACTACGCTTGTGAGCGGGCCGGTGGCCGTGACCGACGCGGCGGCAGGCAAGATTCAGGCGCTGCTGGCCGAGGAGCAGAAGAACGACGCCGGCTTGCGCGTGTTCGTTCAGGGTGGCGGCTGCTCCGGGTTCCAGTACGGGTTGATGATCGAGGAAGGCTCGGGGGACGCCGAAGCGGACAGGATCTTCGAATCGAACGGCGTCAAGCTGTTCGTCGATCCCATCAGCGTGCGCTACCTCGCGGGAGCCGAAGTCGATTTCGTCGACAATCTCATGGGCGGCGGTTTCACGATCCGCAATCCGAACGCGAAGTCGACCTGCGGATGCGGGCAGTCGTTCGGAACATGA
- the fdhE gene encoding formate dehydrogenase accessory protein FdhE produces MAHDDPLDDAERRWLRLTDARPDLGAAVDMQRVLVTRSVELMAEVPRITGETSAAPADLLERLGRQRAPVLDLAVDIDVDRLLPFLLGFCDDFIAGGAGDPARRGRAVIETGEIEPGSLLRASLARRQEAIRQRANHVGVAPDLVWLVAELAVGPVAHRLQHAALVSVSSAPPEVRSALRAWSRGECPACGSWPALAEVRLGARYARCSFCGADWSPRADACVYCAESGTAFLTAAAGEAQSGRRIEFCRACGGYLKQIELPAATPFAILPVLDLETSDLDVLAAGRGYARPSMRPVAEPDAPCPEESRQSAV; encoded by the coding sequence ATGGCGCACGACGATCCCCTCGACGACGCGGAGCGGCGCTGGCTGCGGCTGACGGACGCGCGGCCGGACCTGGGCGCCGCCGTCGACATGCAGCGGGTGCTCGTGACGCGCAGCGTGGAGTTGATGGCCGAGGTCCCCCGCATCACCGGGGAGACGAGTGCGGCGCCCGCCGACCTGCTCGAACGCCTCGGACGGCAACGAGCCCCGGTGCTCGATCTGGCGGTCGACATCGACGTCGACAGGCTGCTGCCGTTCCTCCTGGGGTTCTGCGACGACTTCATCGCCGGCGGCGCCGGCGACCCGGCGCGGCGCGGGCGCGCGGTCATCGAGACGGGCGAGATCGAGCCGGGGTCCCTGCTGCGCGCCTCCCTCGCCCGCCGGCAGGAAGCGATCCGCCAGCGGGCGAACCACGTCGGCGTCGCCCCGGACCTGGTCTGGCTGGTCGCCGAGCTTGCCGTGGGACCGGTGGCCCACAGGCTCCAGCACGCCGCGCTGGTGTCCGTTTCGTCCGCCCCGCCGGAGGTGCGGAGCGCCCTGCGCGCGTGGTCCCGCGGCGAGTGTCCCGCCTGCGGCTCCTGGCCGGCCCTCGCGGAGGTGCGGCTTGGAGCGCGCTACGCGCGGTGCTCGTTCTGCGGGGCCGACTGGAGTCCTCGAGCCGACGCGTGCGTCTACTGCGCCGAATCGGGGACCGCGTTCCTCACCGCGGCGGCCGGCGAAGCGCAGTCCGGAAGGCGCATCGAGTTCTGCCGGGCGTGCGGTGGCTACCTGAAGCAGATCGAGCTGCCCGCGGCGACGCCGTTCGCGATTCTGCCGGTGCTCGACCTGGAGACCAGCGACCTCGACGTGCTCGCAGCCGGACGCGGATACGCGCGTCCCTCGATGCGGCCGGTCGCCGAGCCGGATGCACCGTGCCCGGAAGAATCCCGCCAGTCTGCGGTGTAG
- a CDS encoding methyltransferase domain-containing protein has product MRTAPRIGARLAVWLCPALLFLGLAAAQAQVRPAHGRLFPPEDLGVLEGPDRDAWQEPELIMDALGIFDGAVVADVGAGGGWFTVRLAQRVGPNGLVYAEDIQPQMIESINRRVRRAGLTNVQAIIGTPSNPMLPGPIDALLMVEVYSQIEDPVTLLRNVMPRLKPGGRVGIVEYRLDGGGPGPPLDERVEPETVIRDAQAAGFRLLAREDEFRYQYLLVFVRNDAGPPAG; this is encoded by the coding sequence ATGCGCACGGCACCACGGATTGGCGCCCGGCTGGCGGTCTGGCTGTGCCCGGCCCTGCTCTTCCTGGGCCTCGCAGCCGCCCAGGCACAGGTACGCCCCGCCCACGGCCGCCTCTTTCCGCCTGAAGATCTCGGCGTGCTCGAGGGACCGGACCGGGACGCCTGGCAGGAACCGGAGCTCATCATGGACGCCCTCGGCATCTTCGACGGCGCGGTGGTGGCGGACGTCGGGGCGGGCGGCGGCTGGTTCACCGTGCGCCTGGCGCAGCGCGTCGGCCCCAACGGCCTCGTCTACGCCGAGGACATCCAGCCCCAGATGATCGAGTCCATCAACCGCCGGGTCAGGCGGGCCGGACTCACCAACGTGCAGGCAATCATCGGCACCCCCAGCAACCCGATGCTGCCGGGTCCCATCGACGCGCTGCTGATGGTCGAGGTGTACAGCCAGATCGAGGATCCGGTAACCCTGCTGCGCAACGTCATGCCCCGGCTGAAGCCGGGCGGCAGGGTCGGCATCGTCGAGTACCGGCTCGACGGCGGCGGCCCCGGCCCCCCGCTCGACGAGCGGGTCGAGCCCGAAACGGTCATCCGCGACGCCCAGGCCGCCGGTTTCCGACTCCTGGCCCGCGAGGACGAATTCCGCTACCAGTACCTGCTCGTCTTCGTTCGCAACGACGCGGGACCGCCGGCCGGATAG